One genomic segment of Sminthopsis crassicaudata isolate SCR6 chromosome 2, ASM4859323v1, whole genome shotgun sequence includes these proteins:
- the RARS1 gene encoding arginine--tRNA ligase, cytoplasmic — protein sequence MEGLVAQCSARLLQQEKEIKFLTAEIDRLKNFGCTEVSPSLEQLREENSKLKYRLNVLQKSLQAERNRPTKSMININSRLQELFAYAIKVAYPDLENPPLIVTPSQQPKFGDYQCNSAMGLTKMLLKNKEEKINPRDIAENIAKHLPDNEYIEKFEIAGPGFINVHLRKDFVSKQLTKLLINGVQPPALGERKKVIVDFSSPNIAKEMHVGHLRSTIIGESMSRLFEFVGYDVLRLNHVGDWGTQFGMLIAHLQDKFPDYLTVSPPIGDLQAFYKESKKRFDTEEEFKKRAYQCVVQLQSKMPDITKAWNLICDVSRQEFKKIYDALDISVIERGESFYQDRMTDIVKEFEEKGFVQVDDGRKIVFVPECSIPLTIVKSDGGYTYDTSDLAAIKQRLMEEKADMIIYVVDSGQALHFQTIFAAAQMIGWYDPKVTRVSHAGFGVVLGEDKKKFKTRSGDTVRLIDLLEEGLKRSMDKLKEKERDKVLTLEELKAAQTSVAFGCIRYADLSHNRMNDYIFSFDKMLDDRGNTAAYLLYAFTRIRSIARLANIDEEMLQKAAKETKIILDHEKEWKLGRCILRFPEILQKILDDLFLHTLCDYLYELATTFTEFYDSCYCVEKDRQTGEIVKVNMWRMLLCEATAAVMAKGFDILGIKPVQRM from the exons ATGGAGGGTCTGGTTGCTCAGTGCTCGGCGCGGCTCTTGCAGCAG gagaaagagattaagtttCTGACTGCTGAAATTGATAGATTGAAAAACTTTGGATGTACAGAAGTTTCTCCTAGTTTAGAGCAGTTGCGGGAAGAAAATTCAAAACTTAAATATCGTTTGAACGTGCTCCAAAAG AGTCTTCAGGCTGAAAGGAATAGACCAACTAAAAGCATGATTAACATCAATAGTCGTCTACAAGAACTCTTTGCTTATGCTATTAAGGTTGCTTATCCAGATTTGGAAAATCCTCCCCTGATTGTCACACCAAGTCAGCAACCAAAATTTGGGGATTATCAATGTAATAGTGCTATGGGCCTCACAAAG ATGCTGCtcaaaaacaaggaagaaaaaattaaccCAAGAGATATCGCAGAAAATATTGCCAAACACCTTCCAGACaatgaatatatagaaaaatttgaaattgctGGTCCTG GTTTTATTAATGTTCACCTAAGAAAAGATTTTGTATCCAAACAACTAACTAAACTTTTGATAAATGGGGTGCAGCCACCTGCtcttggagagagaaagaag GTTATAGTCGACTTTTCTTCACCAAACATAGCTAAAGAGATGCATGTAGGCCATCTTCGGTCAACAATTATAGGAGAGAGCATGTCCCGACTCTTTGAATTTGTAGGTTATGATGTACTCAG GTTAAATCATGTAGGAGACTGGGGGACGCAGTTTGGTATGCTCATCGCTCATCTACAAGATAAATTTCCAGATTACTTAACTGTTTCACCTCCTATTGGTGATCTTCAGGCCTTTTATAAG GAATCCAAGAAGAGATTTGACACTGAGGAAGAATTCAAGAAGCGAGCATACCAGTGTGTAGTTCAACTCCAGAGTAAAATGCCAGATATCACAAAAGCTTGGAATCTCATTTGTGATGTTTCTCGCCAAG aGTTCAAAAAAATCTATGATGCTTTAGATATTTCTGTAATAGAAAGAGGGGAATCATTCTACCAAGATAGGATGACTGATATTGTCAAAGAATTTGAGGAGAAAG GATTTGTGCAGGTGGATGATGGGAGGAAGATTGTGTTTGTCCCAGAATGCTCAATTCCATTAACAATAGTAAAATCAGATGGAGGATATACTTATGATACATCTGACTTAGCTGCTATTAAGCAAAGATTAATGGAAGAAAAGGCAGATATGATTATCTATGTTGTAGACAGTGGACAG GCTTTACACTTCCAAACAATATTTGCAGCAGCTCAGATGATTGGATGGTATGACCCTAAAGTAACCCGTGTAAGCCATGCTGGATTTGGTGTAGTGCTAGGAGAAGACAA aaaaaagtttaaaactcGCTCAGGTGATACAGTACGCCTCATAGATCTGTTGGAGGAAGGACTGAAAAGATCTATGGATaaactgaaggaaaaagaaagagataag gtgttaaCTCTGGAGGAATTGAAGGCTGCTCAAACTTCAGTGGCTTTTGGCTGCATCCGATATGCTGATCTTTCCCACAACAGGATGAATgactatattttctcctttgacaaAATGTTGGATGACAGAGGAAATACAGCTGCCTACTTGCTCTATGCCTTCACTAGGATAAG ATCTATTGCCCGATTGGCTAACATTGATGAAGAGATGTTGCAGAAAGCAGCTAAAGAAACTAAGATCATTTTGGACCATGAGAAAGAATGGAAACTAGGCCGGTGCATTTTACGTTTTCCTGAGATTTTGCAAAAGATTTTGGATGACTTGTTTCTCCACACACTCTGTGATTACCTCTATGAATTAGCAACCACCTTCACAGAATTCTATGATAGTTGTTACTGCGTGGAAAAAGACCGACAAACTG gTGAAATAGTGAAGGTGAATATGTGGAGGATGTTACTGTGTGAAGCAACAGCAGCTGTCATGGCTAAAGGATTTGATATCCTGGGTATAAAACCTGTCCAGAGGATGTGA